The Rheinheimera mangrovi genome contains the following window.
CGCCGTAGAATCCCCCATTCTGGCTGCAGGCATATTATTAATCATGACAGTGGACGATCCTTTCACTATCGAATCCGGTGGGCCAACGCAAACCGCCATATCACCGACTTTGGCAGCCGGCAATTTACCAATCAGAACTGTAGGTGCACCAGGCGCAGAGACTGGACCTCCGACATGAGGGATAGGTGGCAATCCAGGCGTCACCATAGGGCACACATGAAAATCTGTTAAGCGGGCTGCAGGTGGCATAGGTTCTCTCCCTAACACTCAATTAATCATGACCATAGCGGCTTTCAGGGTTAGCTCTGTGCCCCCCTGAACCTGAGCTGTCATGTTGCCTTTTGCCGAATACTGCAGCTGGGCCGTATCCTTAATATTGTTCCCTGTTGTGCTGACATCGCCACCAGAGCTTTGAATATCAATGCCGGTATTGCCCTTGATACTGACCTTTTGCCCTGCCTGTAAGTTAATGTCTTTATCGCTTTTGATGGTGATACCTGACGAGGTCATCAGCAGTGAGTTGCCATTCTCGTCTTTCACTTCGATCTGCTTATTTTTGTCATCCAATACAACTGTGTTTTGCCCCGGCGTGGTCAGCGTCAGTATTTTGTTTTCGTCATCAAACATGATGCGCAGCTCACTTTTAGTGACTATGCCTTTCATGCTGTTTTTTTCATTTGGAGTAAAATCGGAATATGGCTTGTTTTTTTGACTGTAAACACTACCGAGGATCACCGGATAACGCGGGTCCTGGTTCAAAAAACCCAGAATGACTTCGTCGCCAACTTCAGGTAAAAAGAATGCGCCTTGCCCTT
Protein-coding sequences here:
- a CDS encoding PAAR domain-containing protein; this translates as MPPAARLTDFHVCPMVTPGLPPIPHVGGPVSAPGAPTVLIGKLPAAKVGDMAVCVGPPDSIVKGSSTVMINNMPAARMGDSTAHGGSIVLGCFTVIIGG